The following proteins come from a genomic window of Camelus dromedarius isolate mCamDro1 chromosome 29, mCamDro1.pat, whole genome shotgun sequence:
- the ANKRD34C gene encoding ankyrin repeat domain-containing protein 34C, with the protein MMDDDTELRTDGNSLLKAVWLGRLRLTRLLLEGGAYINESNDKGETALMVACITKHVDQQSISKSKMVKYLLDNRADPNIQDKSGKTALIHACIRRAGGEVVSLLLENGADPSLEDRTGASALVYAINADDKDALKHLLDACKAKGKEVIIITTDKSSSGTKTTKQYLNVPPSPKEEDRQSPPLCASPSDIELKAPGLGTPPGEKDDFFSLQSGHPIQGGCNTSKALIEPGSPTRKVGNLKRARLPQLKRLQSEPWGLIAPSVLAASTRQDETHGASTDNEVLKSISDVSFPKRGPLSRTNSIDGKDPTLFHTVTEQVLKIPASSAPASWKAAYEKNQASHPRLARRGTLPVDQEKSGICLSGPSALRDAVSLRRLENDFYDLDLQPGADPPNSISLESGKGPLDRKKLNSSHLSLFQGSRESLDAVPSTSPSSARRRPPHLLERRGSGTLLLDRISQTRPGFLPPLNVNLNPPIPDIRSSSKPSSPLASGLKSMVPVAPSSPKRVDLRSKKKLLRRHSMQVEQMKQLSDFEEIMT; encoded by the coding sequence ATGATGGATGATGACACCGAATTAAGGACTGATGGAAACTCACTTTTAAAGGCTGTGTGGCTGGGGAGGCTCAGGCTGACCAGGCTCCTCTTGGAAGGGGGCGCTTATATCAACGAAAGCAATGACAAAGGCGAAACGGCTCTCATGGTGGCATGCATCACCAAACATGTGGACCAGCAAAGCATCAGCAAGTCCAAGATGGTGAAGTACCTGCTGGACAACAGGGCAGACCCCAATATTCAGGATAAGTCTGGCAAGACTGCCCTCATCCACGCCTGCATCAGAAGAGCTGGGGGAGAAGTGGTCTCCTTATTACTGGAGAATGGAGCAGATCCCAGCCTCGAGGATCGCACGGGGGCTTCAGCTCTGGTTTACGCAATAAATGCAGATGACAAGGATGCACTGAAACATCTCCTTGATGCTTGCAAAGCCAAAGGCAAGGAGGTGATTATTATCACAACAGATAAATCATCTTCAGGCACCAAAACCACCAAACAGTATCTTAATGTCCCTCCTTCACCCAAAGAGGAAGACAGACAGTCGCCTCCACTGTGTGCATCCCCCTCCGATATTGAACTGAaagccccaggcctgggcacTCCGCCCGGTGAGAAGGACGACTTCTTCAGCCTCCAATCAGGGCATCCAATCCAGGGTGGTTGCAACACCTCTAAGGCTCTTATTGAACCCGGGTCACCCACTAGGAAAGTCGGGAACCTCAAAAGGGCCCGTTTGCCCCAACTGAAGAGGCTCCAGTCTGAACCCTGGGGCCTGATTGCACCCTCTGTGTTGGCAGCCTCCACGCGCCAGGACGAGACCCACGGTGCCAGCACAGACAACGAGGTCCTCAAGAGCATTAGTGACGTGTCCTTCCCTAAACGGGGACCCCTCTCCAGAACCAACAGTATTGACGGCAAAGACCCCACCCTCTTCCACACAGTCACAGAGCAGGTCCTGAAGATTCCAGCCTCTTCGGCACCGGCCTCCTGGAAGGCAGCCTATGAGAAAAACCAGGCCTCCCACCCTCGTCTGGCCAGGAGAGGGACTCTCCCTGTTGACCAAGAGAAGAGTGGTATCTGCCTGTCTGGCCCCTCTGCTCTCAGAGATGCAGTGTCCCTCAGACGGCTGGAAAATGACTTCTACGATTTAGATTTACAGCCAGGAGCCGACCCACCCAACTCTATCTCCCTTGAATCCGGCAAAGGACCCTTAGATCGAAAGAAGCTCAACAGCTCCCACTTGTCTCTCTTCCAGGGCTCCAGGGAGTCCCTGGATGCTGTGCCCAGCACATCCCCCAGCTCCGCGCGCCGCAGGCCACCCCACCTTCTAGAAAGACGAGGTTCCGGAACTCTGCTACTAGACCGAATTTCTCAGACCAGGCCTGGCTTCCTTCCACCTTTAAATGTAAATCTGAACCCACCGATCCCAGATATTAGATCGAGCAGCAAACCCTCCTCTCCACTTGCTAGTGGCTTAAAATCCATGGTTCCTGTGGCTCCAAGCTCACCAAAGAGAGTTGACTtgagaagtaaaaagaaactcCTCAGAAGGCATTCTATGCAAGTTGAGCAGATGAAGCAGCTGTCTgactttgaagaaatcatgacctAG